The Blastomonas fulva genome contains a region encoding:
- a CDS encoding phosphatidylserine decarboxylase → MSQELLDNRGKGLASWSMPPVHPEGRKFAVAAAAMTLIFALLAWETLAWPMAGITLWILAFFRDPARVTPLDERLVVAPADGLCTMIELVPPPVELAGPEGLGTDPLYRVSIFMSVFDVHINRAPIGGTIRRIVYISGKFLNADLDKASDENERQHIMIERSDGARIGFTQIAGLVARRIVPFIKEGDFVAVGQRVGLIRFGSRVDVYLPLGTAPAVVKGQRIVAGETILAVIGETPVREGISH, encoded by the coding sequence ATGTCGCAAGAATTACTGGATAACCGGGGCAAGGGCCTGGCGAGCTGGAGCATGCCGCCGGTACACCCGGAGGGACGCAAGTTTGCGGTCGCCGCCGCTGCCATGACGCTGATCTTCGCGTTGCTGGCATGGGAAACACTGGCCTGGCCGATGGCCGGGATAACCTTGTGGATCCTCGCCTTTTTCCGCGATCCGGCACGGGTCACACCGCTCGACGAGCGGCTGGTGGTGGCGCCTGCCGACGGTTTGTGCACGATGATCGAGCTGGTGCCGCCGCCCGTGGAGCTGGCCGGGCCCGAAGGCCTTGGAACCGATCCGCTGTACCGGGTTTCCATTTTCATGAGCGTGTTCGACGTCCACATCAACCGCGCCCCGATTGGCGGCACGATCCGCCGGATCGTCTACATATCGGGCAAGTTCCTCAACGCAGATCTCGACAAGGCCAGCGACGAGAACGAGCGCCAGCACATCATGATCGAGCGCAGCGATGGCGCGCGCATCGGGTTCACGCAGATCGCGGGACTGGTCGCGCGGCGGATCGTGCCGTTCATCAAGGAAGGCGATTTTGTCGCCGTCGGCCAGCGGGTCGGGCTGATCCGCTTCGGCAGCCGCGTGGATGTCTATCTGCCCCTGGGCACTGCGCCTGCGGTGGTCAAGGGGCAGCGGATCGTCGCCGGCGAGACCATTCTGGCCGTGATCGGCGAGACCCCGGTGCGCGAGGGAATTTCGCACTGA
- a CDS encoding CDP-alcohol phosphatidyltransferase family protein: MVPNAITATALCCGLTGVRFAMDGIWPLAAGAIVLAGVLDGIDGRVARMLKAQSRFGAELDSLADSIAFGVSPALLMFLWSLNELPRFGWLIALALAVCCALRLARFNAQIDLEDQPHKSAGYMTGVPAPAGAGLAMLPLYLWMETGIEELRHYTVVAPWILLIAFLMISNVATFSWSSLRLRKNIRLEALALFALTAASLLTMPWITLTAICVVYLTLIPFGIRSYSKVRRQRASQQG; encoded by the coding sequence ATGGTGCCCAATGCGATCACCGCGACCGCTTTGTGCTGCGGCCTCACCGGCGTCCGCTTTGCCATGGATGGCATATGGCCGCTGGCAGCAGGCGCCATCGTGCTTGCAGGCGTACTCGACGGGATCGACGGCCGTGTGGCCCGCATGCTGAAAGCACAGAGCCGCTTTGGTGCGGAACTGGACTCGCTTGCCGATTCCATTGCCTTCGGGGTCTCGCCCGCGCTGTTGATGTTCCTGTGGTCGCTCAACGAACTGCCGCGGTTCGGCTGGCTGATCGCGCTCGCGCTGGCGGTGTGCTGCGCGCTTCGTCTTGCCCGCTTCAACGCGCAGATCGATCTGGAAGACCAGCCGCACAAGTCCGCCGGCTATATGACTGGTGTGCCCGCACCCGCTGGCGCCGGGCTGGCTATGCTGCCGCTGTATCTGTGGATGGAAACCGGGATCGAGGAACTTCGCCACTATACGGTGGTCGCCCCGTGGATCCTGCTGATTGCGTTCCTGATGATCTCCAACGTCGCGACCTTCAGCTGGTCATCGCTGCGGCTGCGCAAGAACATCAGGCTTGAGGCATTGGCGCTGTTTGCTCTCACCGCCGCGTCACTGCTGACCATGCCGTGGATCACTCTCACCGCGATCTGCGTGGTTTATCTGACCCTGATCCCTTTCGGCATCCGGTCCTATTCCAAGGTCAGGCGGCAGCGCGCCAGCCAGCAGGGCTGA
- the rpsB gene encoding 30S ribosomal protein S2 encodes MAAPVVTMQQLIEAGAHFGHQTHRWNPRMKPYIFGARNGIHILDLSQTVPLFARALEFVSATVQAGGKVLFVGTKRQAQSPIADAARASGQHFVNHRWLGGMLTNWKTISGSIKRLKTLEEQLAGDTSGFTKKEVLQLTRERDKLELSLGGIRDMGGIPDVMFVIDANKEDLAIKEANVLGIPVIAILDSNVDPQGIAFPVPANDDAARAVRLYCDAIAAAATKGRTGAVVESGQDVGAMAEPPAEAALEEAPAEPEVSAAEFTGAESTPEETGDAAPAA; translated from the coding sequence ATGGCGGCACCTGTCGTCACGATGCAGCAGCTTATCGAAGCTGGAGCACACTTCGGTCACCAGACCCACCGCTGGAACCCGCGCATGAAGCCGTACATCTTCGGCGCGCGCAACGGCATCCACATCCTCGACCTGTCGCAGACCGTGCCGCTGTTCGCGCGCGCTCTCGAGTTCGTGTCGGCCACCGTCCAGGCTGGCGGCAAGGTTCTGTTCGTTGGCACCAAGCGCCAGGCACAGTCGCCGATCGCCGATGCGGCCCGCGCCAGCGGCCAGCATTTCGTCAACCACCGCTGGCTGGGCGGCATGCTCACCAACTGGAAGACCATCTCGGGTTCGATCAAGCGCCTCAAGACGCTCGAAGAGCAGCTCGCCGGTGACACCTCGGGCTTCACCAAGAAAGAAGTCCTGCAGCTGACCCGCGAACGCGACAAGCTGGAACTTTCGCTCGGCGGCATCCGCGACATGGGCGGCATTCCCGACGTGATGTTCGTGATCGACGCCAACAAGGAAGATCTCGCCATCAAGGAAGCCAACGTGCTTGGCATCCCGGTGATCGCGATCCTCGATTCGAACGTCGACCCGCAGGGCATCGCCTTCCCCGTCCCCGCCAATGACGATGCAGCGCGCGCCGTGCGCCTGTATTGCGATGCCATCGCCGCTGCTGCCACCAAGGGCCGCACCGGTGCCGTGGTCGAATCGGGCCAGGACGTCGGCGCGATGGCCGAACCGCCGGCAGAAGCAGCGCTTGAAGAAGCACCTGCCGAGCCGGAAGTTTCGGCTGCCGAATTCACCGGTGCTGAATCGACCCCGGAAGAAACCGGCGATGCAGCTCCGGCTGCCTGA
- the tsf gene encoding translation elongation factor Ts produces MAVITAANVKELRERTGAGMMDAKKALTEADGDIEAAVDALRAKGLATAQKKSSRTAAEGLVGIQVEGLKGVAVEVNSETDFVAKNEQFQDFVRKVTSVAMTTGDDVDTLKAAPYPDGETVGEKLTNSIATIGENQSIRRIKTVSVAQGAVVSYMHNAVAPNLGKIGVLVALEGDVSADILEPLGKQIGMHIAAAFPLALNSDGLDAEMIARERKIAEEKAAESGKPAEVQAKMVDGAIAKFGKENALLSQLFVIDNKTPIADVVAKAAKDAGGKITLKDYVRFQLGEGIEKEETDFAAEVAAAAGL; encoded by the coding sequence ATGGCTGTTATAACCGCTGCTAATGTTAAGGAACTGCGTGAGCGCACCGGCGCCGGCATGATGGACGCCAAGAAGGCGCTGACCGAAGCCGATGGCGACATCGAAGCCGCCGTCGACGCACTTCGCGCCAAGGGCCTCGCAACCGCGCAGAAGAAGTCGAGCCGCACCGCCGCCGAAGGCCTCGTCGGCATTCAGGTCGAAGGCCTCAAGGGCGTCGCTGTCGAAGTGAACAGCGAAACCGATTTCGTCGCCAAGAACGAACAGTTCCAGGATTTCGTCCGCAAGGTGACGTCGGTCGCCATGACCACCGGTGACGATGTCGACACGCTCAAGGCCGCTCCCTATCCGGATGGCGAAACCGTCGGTGAAAAGCTGACCAACTCGATCGCCACCATTGGTGAAAACCAGTCGATCCGTCGCATCAAGACCGTCTCGGTCGCTCAGGGTGCCGTCGTTTCGTACATGCACAACGCCGTTGCGCCGAACCTCGGCAAGATCGGCGTGCTGGTCGCGCTCGAAGGCGATGTGTCGGCTGACATTCTGGAGCCGCTGGGCAAGCAGATCGGCATGCACATTGCCGCCGCCTTCCCGCTGGCGCTGAACAGCGATGGCCTGGACGCCGAGATGATCGCGCGCGAACGCAAGATCGCCGAGGAAAAGGCTGCCGAAAGCGGCAAGCCCGCCGAAGTGCAGGCCAAGATGGTCGATGGCGCGATCGCCAAGTTCGGCAAGGAAAACGCGCTGCTCAGCCAGCTGTTCGTGATCGACAACAAGACCCCGATCGCCGACGTCGTGGCCAAGGCCGCCAAGGACGCGGGCGGCAAGATCACGCTCAAGGACTATGTCCGCTTCCAGCTCGGCGAAGGCATCGAGAAGGAAGAAACCGACTTTGCTGCAGAAGTGGCAGCAGCCGCCGGTCTGTAA
- the pyrH gene encoding UMP kinase: MTIPSYRRILLKLSGEALMGDGQYGIDPATVTRMAGEVKAAKDTGLEICLVIGGGNIFRGMAGAAKGMDRAQADYMGMLATVMNALAMQSALEQLGVPTRVQSAIEMDKVCEPVIRRRAQRHLEKGRVVIFAAGVGAPYFTTDSGAALRAAEMKCDALLKGTSVDGVYNADPKLDPNAVRYDTLSYDRVLQDNLKVMDASAVALCRDNSIPIVVFSIREQGNLARVLSGQGTATTVHQKD; encoded by the coding sequence ATGACCATCCCCTCCTATCGTCGCATCCTCTTGAAGCTGTCGGGGGAAGCCTTGATGGGCGACGGCCAGTACGGCATCGATCCGGCGACGGTGACCCGCATGGCGGGCGAAGTGAAGGCGGCAAAGGATACCGGGCTTGAAATCTGCCTGGTCATCGGCGGCGGCAATATCTTCCGAGGCATGGCCGGCGCTGCCAAGGGCATGGACCGGGCGCAGGCCGATTATATGGGCATGCTCGCCACCGTGATGAACGCCCTGGCCATGCAGAGCGCGCTCGAGCAGCTCGGCGTCCCCACCCGCGTGCAATCCGCGATCGAGATGGACAAGGTGTGCGAGCCGGTGATCCGCCGCCGGGCACAGCGGCACCTCGAAAAGGGCCGCGTGGTGATCTTCGCAGCCGGCGTCGGGGCTCCTTATTTCACCACCGATTCCGGCGCGGCTCTGCGCGCTGCCGAAATGAAGTGCGATGCGCTGCTCAAGGGCACCAGCGTCGATGGCGTCTACAACGCCGACCCCAAGCTGGATCCGAACGCGGTGCGTTACGATACCTTGAGTTATGACCGGGTGTTGCAAGACAATCTGAAGGTCATGGACGCCAGCGCCGTGGCCCTGTGCCGCGACAATTCCATCCCCATCGTCGTGTTCTCGATCCGCGAACAGGGCAACCTTGCCCGCGTTCTCAGCGGCCAGGGCACGGCAACCACCGTACATCAGAAGGACTGA
- the frr gene encoding ribosome recycling factor, whose product MAQFDKKDLERRMNGAVESLKGDLSGLRTGRANVALLDPVTVEVYGSHMPLTQIATVSAPEPRMLSVQVWDKSNVGPADKAIRSAGLGLNPIMDGQTLRLPIPDLTEDRRKELAKLAGQYAEKARIAIRNVRRDGMDSLKTDEKKGVISEDERKRFETEVQKLTDEIIAQADAAATQKEKEILGQ is encoded by the coding sequence GTGGCACAGTTTGACAAGAAAGACCTTGAGCGCCGGATGAACGGCGCGGTGGAATCGCTGAAGGGCGATCTGTCCGGCCTGCGCACCGGCCGCGCCAATGTGGCGCTGCTGGATCCGGTGACGGTCGAGGTCTATGGTTCGCACATGCCGCTGACCCAGATCGCCACCGTCTCGGCGCCTGAACCGCGCATGCTCTCGGTGCAGGTATGGGACAAGTCGAACGTCGGCCCCGCCGACAAGGCGATCCGCTCGGCGGGCCTCGGCCTAAACCCGATCATGGACGGCCAGACGCTGCGCCTCCCCATCCCCGACCTTACCGAGGATCGCCGCAAGGAACTCGCCAAGCTTGCCGGACAATATGCCGAAAAGGCCCGCATCGCGATCCGCAATGTCCGCCGCGACGGCATGGATTCGCTCAAGACCGACGAGAAGAAGGGCGTGATCAGCGAGGACGAGCGCAAGCGCTTCGAAACCGAGGTGCAGAAGCTGACCGATGAGATCATCGCGCAGGCCGACGCCGCCGCCACTCAGAAGGAAAAGGAAATTCTGGGTCAGTGA
- the uppS gene encoding polyprenyl diphosphate synthase, with protein sequence MDGNGRWAAKRGVPRFIGHKQGVEAVRTTVRAARDMGLEALTLYAFSSENWKRPEDEVADLMGLLRHFIRADVDEFIANNVRLKIIGNYKALAPDLVEMIDDVVDRTAANTGTTLAIALNYGAQDEMLRAVQALARAAARGEIDPAAIQTAHIEAALDTSDLPPLDLLIRTSGEQRLSNFLLWQAAYAELYFTDMLWPDFDGAALKAALDSFAARERRFGGR encoded by the coding sequence ATGGATGGCAATGGCCGCTGGGCCGCGAAGCGCGGCGTTCCGCGCTTCATCGGCCACAAGCAGGGCGTCGAGGCGGTCCGTACCACGGTACGCGCCGCACGCGACATGGGGTTGGAGGCGCTGACGCTGTACGCGTTCTCGTCCGAAAACTGGAAGCGGCCCGAAGATGAGGTGGCCGACCTGATGGGTCTGCTGCGCCATTTCATCCGCGCCGATGTCGACGAGTTCATTGCCAACAATGTCCGGCTCAAGATCATCGGCAATTACAAGGCGTTGGCGCCCGATCTGGTCGAGATGATCGACGATGTCGTCGACCGCACTGCCGCCAACACCGGCACGACGCTGGCCATAGCGCTCAATTATGGCGCGCAGGACGAAATGCTGCGCGCGGTGCAGGCGCTGGCCCGGGCCGCCGCCAGGGGCGAGATAGACCCCGCAGCGATCCAGACCGCGCATATCGAAGCCGCGCTCGACACGTCAGACCTGCCCCCGCTCGATCTGCTGATCCGCACATCGGGCGAACAGCGGCTGAGCAATTTCCTGCTGTGGCAGGCAGCCTATGCCGAGCTGTATTTCACCGACATGCTCTGGCCAGATTTCGACGGCGCGGCCTTGAAAGCGGCGCTGGATTCGTTCGCCGCGCGCGAAAGGCGTTTTGGTGGCCGCTGA
- a CDS encoding phosphatidate cytidylyltransferase, with product MVAADPVRRSLFGNDLAVRTLSGVVLVAIAGVALWLGGVAFWLLLMAGALTMQHEWAGLVGRLERRRLSMLALMASLSMLSPFADGPGFLSFGFIIGGAFFIATIDRSFKLAWGVFYCALPVMALLYLRQQDNGLLLAFWTMATVWATDVGAYFAGRGIGGPKIAPSISPSKTWAGLAGGMIAALGFALFMHTQFALPYVLVLASAPLAIIAQMGDFLESWMKRQAGVKDSGTLIPGHGGILDRVDGLVPVAPVVALLVAGNAFWALG from the coding sequence TTGGTGGCCGCTGACCCCGTCCGCCGCTCGCTGTTCGGCAATGATCTGGCGGTCCGCACCCTGTCCGGCGTGGTGCTGGTGGCCATTGCCGGCGTAGCCTTGTGGCTCGGCGGCGTCGCGTTCTGGCTGCTGCTGATGGCGGGCGCGCTTACCATGCAGCACGAATGGGCGGGCCTGGTCGGGCGGCTGGAGCGCAGGCGGCTGTCCATGCTGGCACTGATGGCCTCGCTGTCGATGCTTTCGCCCTTCGCCGATGGCCCGGGCTTCCTGTCGTTCGGATTCATCATCGGCGGCGCCTTCTTCATCGCCACGATCGATCGCAGCTTCAAGCTGGCCTGGGGCGTGTTCTACTGCGCGCTTCCGGTGATGGCGTTGCTGTACCTGCGCCAGCAGGACAACGGACTGCTGCTCGCCTTCTGGACGATGGCGACCGTCTGGGCGACCGATGTCGGCGCCTATTTTGCCGGTCGCGGGATCGGCGGGCCCAAGATTGCGCCGTCGATCAGCCCGAGCAAGACATGGGCGGGGCTTGCCGGCGGCATGATCGCCGCGCTGGGTTTCGCGCTGTTCATGCACACCCAGTTTGCCCTGCCCTATGTGCTGGTGCTGGCAAGCGCGCCGCTGGCGATCATCGCGCAAATGGGTGATTTTCTGGAGAGCTGGATGAAGCGTCAGGCGGGTGTCAAGGATTCGGGGACGCTGATCCCCGGCCATGGCGGCATCCTCGACCGCGTCGACGGTCTGGTGCCGGTGGCGCCGGTCGTCGCACTGCTGGTTGCAGGCAATGCGTTTTGGGCGCTAGGATAG
- the dxr gene encoding 1-deoxy-D-xylulose-5-phosphate reductoisomerase, which produces MSRPNMLSSGRTVPPPSAFPRSVSIFGATGSVGTSTLDLVRLNPAAYRVVALTANSDAQGLARLAREFSAEVAVIGDPAQHDALADALEGSGIQAWSGPQALLDAADIDADWTMAAIVGCAGLAPIMRSLLRGRSVALANKEALVSSGALMIEAARSSGATLLPVDSEHNAIFQCLAGGNIDEVESITLTASGGPFRTWTSEQMRVARPDQAVAHPNWSMGAKISVDSATMFNKGLELIEAHHLFPVGLDAIRILVHPQSVIHSMVEYRDRSTLAQLGSPDMKIPIASALAWPQRIATQCAPLDLATIGQLTFEPLDDERFPGPGICRAAIAAGGGAPAILNAANEIAVAAFLAGRIGFLDIAAIVSQVLAGYTPPAPQCLQDVLAIDSEARTIAAAAIKT; this is translated from the coding sequence ATGTCGCGACCCAACATGCTCTCCTCCGGCAGGACTGTGCCGCCGCCATCTGCGTTTCCGCGCAGCGTCAGCATCTTTGGTGCCACCGGATCGGTGGGCACCTCGACGCTCGATCTCGTCCGGCTGAACCCCGCCGCCTATCGCGTGGTCGCATTGACCGCGAACAGCGATGCGCAGGGTCTTGCGCGGCTGGCGCGTGAATTCTCCGCCGAGGTCGCGGTCATCGGCGACCCTGCGCAGCACGACGCGCTGGCCGATGCGCTCGAAGGGTCGGGCATCCAGGCCTGGTCGGGGCCGCAGGCGCTGCTCGATGCGGCAGATATCGATGCCGACTGGACGATGGCCGCGATCGTCGGATGTGCAGGGCTCGCCCCGATCATGCGCAGCCTGCTGCGCGGTCGATCGGTCGCGCTCGCCAACAAGGAGGCGCTGGTCTCTTCGGGCGCGCTGATGATCGAGGCCGCGCGTTCCAGCGGGGCGACGCTGCTCCCCGTCGATTCCGAACACAACGCGATTTTTCAGTGTCTTGCGGGCGGAAACATCGACGAGGTCGAAAGCATCACGCTGACCGCCAGCGGCGGACCGTTCCGCACCTGGACATCCGAGCAGATGCGTGTCGCGCGGCCCGATCAGGCTGTCGCGCACCCCAACTGGTCGATGGGCGCCAAGATCTCGGTCGACAGCGCCACGATGTTCAACAAGGGCCTCGAGCTGATCGAGGCGCACCATCTGTTCCCCGTCGGGCTCGATGCGATCCGCATCCTCGTCCATCCGCAATCGGTGATCCACTCGATGGTCGAATATCGCGACCGCTCGACGCTGGCGCAGTTGGGATCGCCCGACATGAAGATCCCCATCGCCAGCGCGCTCGCCTGGCCGCAGCGGATCGCCACGCAGTGCGCGCCGCTGGATCTGGCGACCATCGGCCAGCTGACCTTCGAGCCGTTGGACGATGAACGCTTCCCCGGCCCCGGCATCTGCCGCGCGGCGATTGCCGCAGGTGGCGGCGCGCCGGCGATTCTCAACGCCGCCAACGAAATTGCCGTCGCCGCCTTCCTCGCCGGACGCATCGGCTTTCTCGATATCGCCGCAATTGTATCGCAGGTGCTGGCAGGTTATACCCCGCCTGCGCCGCAATGCCTGCAGGATGTGCTGGCCATCGACAGTGAAGCGCGGACCATCGCGGCTGCAGCGATCAAGACCTAA
- the rseP gene encoding RIP metalloprotease RseP yields MSENPGFLLTVLAFLLVLGPLVFVHEMGHYLVGRWFGVKAESFSIGFGREIAGWTDKRGTRWKLGMLPLGGYVQFAGDMDPSSRANPDWVALPAEERNRTFQSKTLWQRALIVFAGPAINFLFAILILAGFAFAYGKSVTPPVVAALVPSSAAAEAGLLPGDKIVSIDGEAVEWFDEVGRKIAHRPGERITMRAERDGAIREFSFPIGVEIQKDRFDNEYRIGRLGIMSAKPVVRPVSLLEAPVVAVQRTGDIVQLMVATLGQVITGRRSVAELGGPLKIAQVSGEQLSAGVDDFIFFIALISINLGFINLLPIPMLDGGHLLFYAVEAIRRKPANPRVMEWAFRSGLAAVLALMVFVTVNDLASFGLLG; encoded by the coding sequence TTGAGCGAAAACCCCGGATTCCTGCTGACCGTCCTCGCCTTTCTGCTCGTGCTCGGGCCACTCGTCTTCGTTCACGAGATGGGCCATTATCTGGTCGGACGCTGGTTCGGGGTGAAGGCGGAGTCGTTCTCGATCGGCTTTGGCCGCGAGATCGCCGGCTGGACCGACAAGCGCGGCACCCGCTGGAAGCTGGGGATGCTGCCGCTGGGCGGCTATGTCCAGTTTGCAGGCGACATGGATCCTTCCAGCCGCGCCAATCCCGACTGGGTCGCGCTCCCGGCCGAAGAGCGCAACCGCACCTTCCAATCCAAGACATTGTGGCAGCGCGCACTGATCGTGTTTGCAGGCCCCGCGATCAACTTCCTGTTCGCCATCCTGATTCTCGCAGGATTCGCCTTTGCCTATGGCAAGAGCGTGACCCCGCCGGTGGTCGCCGCTTTGGTCCCCTCCTCCGCCGCTGCCGAGGCCGGTCTGCTGCCGGGCGACAAGATCGTCTCGATCGACGGCGAGGCGGTCGAATGGTTCGACGAGGTCGGCCGCAAGATTGCCCATCGTCCCGGTGAGCGGATCACCATGCGCGCCGAGCGCGATGGTGCAATACGCGAATTCAGCTTCCCGATCGGCGTCGAGATCCAGAAGGATCGCTTCGACAACGAATACCGCATCGGGCGGCTGGGCATCATGTCGGCCAAGCCCGTGGTTCGCCCCGTGTCGCTTCTGGAGGCGCCGGTGGTTGCCGTCCAGCGCACCGGCGACATCGTGCAGCTGATGGTCGCGACCCTGGGCCAGGTCATCACGGGACGCCGCTCGGTCGCCGAGCTGGGCGGGCCGCTCAAGATCGCGCAGGTTTCCGGCGAACAGCTCTCGGCGGGAGTGGATGACTTCATCTTCTTCATCGCGCTGATTTCAATTAACTTGGGGTTCATCAACCTGCTGCCAATCCCCATGCTCGATGGCGGACATCTGCTGTTCTATGCGGTTGAGGCGATCCGGCGCAAACCGGCGAACCCCAGGGTCATGGAATGGGCATTCCGATCGGGTCTGGCAGCAGTGCTGGCGCTGATGGTGTTCGTTACCGTGAACGATCTGGCATCCTTCGGCCTGTTGGGCTGA